A genomic region of Colletes latitarsis isolate SP2378_abdomen chromosome 7, iyColLati1, whole genome shotgun sequence contains the following coding sequences:
- the LOC143343447 gene encoding uncharacterized protein LOC143343447, producing the protein MYRQIKLAPEDRHFHKILWRENPSDPISTYVLNTVTYGTASASYLAIKSLQQLADEAGTQFPRAATVLKSDFYVDDLLTGANTVEEATLIRDQLIALTKRGGFELRQWSSNNAKLLQSVTTHNESECMNIIADEFRKTLGLYWSQVHDTLGYTVKKHKLRRQVTKRAILSRVAQLFDPLGLLGPIIVKAKILIQKLWQVGVNWDESIPETLYTEWKLFESQLKGIQELS; encoded by the coding sequence ATGtaccgtcaaataaaattagctCCGGAAGATCGGCACTTCCATAAGATACTTTGGCGCGAAAATCCAAGCGACCCGATATCCACATACGTATTAAATACGGTAACCTATGGCACCGCCTCTGCATCTTACTTGGCCATCAAATCCCTTCAACAGCTAGCGGATGAAGCAGGCACCCAGTTTCCCCGCGCGGCAACTGTATTAAAATCTGATTTTTACGTTGACGACCTTTTAACGGGAGCAAACACGGTAGAGGAGGCTACACTAATTCGCGACCAACTAATCGCGTTAACAAAAAGGGGTGGCTTCGAATTAAGGCAATGGTCGTCAAATAATGCAAAACTACTGCAATCCGTAACTACGCACAATGAAAGCGAATGCATGAACATAATTGCAGACGAATTCAGAAAAACGTTGGGTCTGTACTGGAGCCAGGTACATGACACGCTCGGTTACACAGTCAAAAAGCATAAGCTCCGTCGGCAGGTAACAAAGCGCGCCATACTGTCACGCGTGGCTCAACTTTTCGACCCGTTGGGTTTGTTGGGGCCCATTATCGTCAAGGCCAAAATACTAATACAAAAACTCTGGCAGGTAGGCGTAAATTGGGATGAATCCATTCCAGAAACCTTGTATACCGAATGGAAACTCTTTGAATCACAATTAAAAGGCATTCAAGAATTATCATGA